DNA from Leptospira bandrabouensis:
AGAAAAGATGCAGATGCATTTAAACTTTTGGTATCAGCAGGTGCCGACCTTCAACCATTAAATGAAGAAGGAGAAAACCTCATCACAGTAGTTTGTAAATTGGATACTGAAAAAAAAGAACAAAAGTTTGCTGACGAAACCATCAAGTTGTTGGTTACCAAAGGTTTAAACCCAAATACAAAAAACAAACGCGGATTAAGTGCACTTCATATTACACTGAATCGAAACCGTATTGATACTATGTCCCAACTGATCACGTTAGGTGCAGACCCTAACCTAACAGACAATAACGGTCTTACTGTTTTACACAAGGCAATCCAAAAGTTTTTGACTTCACGAGATACATCCCAGTCAGAAAGTTACAAGAAATTAGTACTATTCCTAGTGGAGAGAAGAGCCAATATCAACCAACAGGATAAATTAGGGAAAACTATACTTTCCGAACTAGCAATCCAGTTTGATCCTGGTAAAAGCGATTCTATTTTGGAATTAGCTAGGGTGTTCGTTCTAAACGGCGGAGATTCTAAAGTGAAAGACAAAATGGGAAAGTCTCCTCTAGATTATGCTGAGGAAAAAAGAATTCCTGAACTCATTGAGATTTACCACGGCCTTTAATGTCCATTCCTAAAAAAGATAATCGAATCAACATTTTCGACTTCGTAAACACAGTCCCTACGAAGACCTTCAAACGAGGAGAAATCATCGTTAGAGAAGGAGAACCGTCTAACGAAAGAATGTATTTCATTTTAAGTGGAACACTATCCGTAGGTATGGGTGCTCCTGACCAAGGAAATTTTCATGAAGTACGAAAACTCTCGACGGGTGAATTCTTTGGAGAAATTGCACTGATTTCCAGTCACCCACGAGCTATGACCGTTTTTATAGATTCAGACCGAGCTCAACTTGGAATTTTAGACAAACAAAACTTAATACGTATCGCTAACTCCAATCCTATGTTTGTCTACGCATTATTACAAACTTATGTAGAACGTTTGATAGAAGCCGAACAAAAATTAAAAGATCTTACGGAGACTAGTGATGGGACTTAAAGAATCACTCGCAAAACTTAGTATGATCAATATCAAACGAGGGGAAGTACTCTTTAAGGAAGGAGTGCCTTCTAATGGCGCCATGTTTTTTTTGTTTGAAGGACAATTAGATATTTATAAACAAATCGAAAACAAACACGTTAAGCTCAGAAGTATTTTACCTGGTGAATTTTTTGGGGAAATGGCAATTATCAACAATAGCCCAAGAGCAGCTTCTATTGTTGTAGTTTCGGAATCAGCAAAATTAGGAATTATCAACAGAACTACTTTTGTTCAGATGAGCCAAGAAAGTCCCGAGTTTCTATTTTTATTACTAAAAAAAGTAATCGAAAGACTTTATGAAACAGATGGAAAAATTCGAGCCATCAAACGAAAACAAGACGAAGACTCTGTGATTGCCAAAATGATTCCTACACCAAGTGCAACCTCTAGTGAAAGTAATGAATCAATAGTCACACAAGATCCATTTTCTGAAAATACAACACCAATCGGAGAATGATTCTCTAACTTTGTTTTTTACGTTTTAATTTAAAAATTTCTGGGGAAATTTGTATTTCAGGAACCACCCATCCCCTATCTTCCACAACTAAATCTCTAATGACATCAGCAATTTGATCAGGTAATAAAAAAGATTTTGGATCTTCGTCTGGTTCAAAGTTTAAATGATTATAAAAATCGGTTTTAGTGATATCAGGTATGATTAAATGCACTTTCACACCAAACTTTCGTAATTCGGCAAATAATTCTCTAGCATAATGATGGATTCCTGCTTTGAGAGAAGCATATACATTACCCCAGGGAGAAATTTCTTTTCCAGAGACAGAACCAATAAATACAATCCGCCCTTGGTTTTGTTTTAAATACCTAGTAACCTTAGTTGTTAACAACATTGGTGCAGTTATGTGGAGACTCACCATCTCACGAATTTTATCAGAAGATAATTCTTCTACTGGAGAAAAATAAGCAAGACCTGCATTATGAACCACTAAACTTATATCTTTTTTATCAGGGATAGAATCTAACAACGAATCCAATTGTTTCGCATTGGTAAGATCACATTCGATTAAATGAAACATTTTGTCCGCATAAATACAATTTTCCGGGTTTCTAGAAACTCCATAAACCTTGTAACCTAAACCAACTAACATCTTAGAAATGGATAGTCCTATTCCTCTAGATGCGCCCGTAACAAATGCAACTTTTGGAACAGTCACAATGCCTCCATAAAATCCCAAACAAGTTTAGATCCATCAATTACTTTCGTAGTTTTCCCCTGATTGATAAAAGGAATCATTGGTGTTTCACCTGGCCAACTATGACCAAGTCCATTTAATTGAATCAAACCAACTTTGGAATTTTCGGCACAAAACTCAAAACGTAAAAAATCTATTTTAATATCAGAATTTTCTTCCTTAAAATTTTCAGATTTTTTTGTTAGGTTATCATTACAAGAATTCCACTCTTTCCATCGATTTATAGAATCATCAACAGAAAGAATCTCCCCTCCATCCCGCACATAACCACCACTATACGGAACCAATGGGTCATCAGTTCCTGCAATGATGCCAACAGAAACAGGTTTTGTTTTTAAATTTAATTTCCTCTTTAAAGTAAATACGGATAGTTGAGCAGCTACACTCACAACTCCTTTCCACAATTCTGGTTTTTCAACAGCCAATCGTTGCGCCATAAAACCACCATTGGAATGACCAACTAAATAAATTTCTTTTGGATTTACAGATCCTTCGGCAACTAAACGTTTTACAATGGACTCAATGAAAACTACATCATTGATTTTATTTTGATCTGCCGGGGTATTTCCCCTTCCGTCAGCCCAACTCCTTTTAAAACCATCAGGAAACACTACTACAAAACCTTTGGTATCAGATAGAATATCCAACTTGGTTTGTTTGATCATGGAAAAACCTGAACCAAATCGCCCATGCAATGCAACTAACATAGGAATTGGTGATCCATCCCATTTTTTGGGATAATGAACAATATATGTTCTTTTATTGTTTTGAATTTCTAAAAAATCTAATTTTTCATTTGGAGATAACTTTCGAGAAAGTCCCATACATGAAAAAATAAAAAAAACAATTGTTAATACAAAGTATAGTCTCATATTTCTTTAATTTCCAATTTAGTGGCTTCTATCAATTGTTCTTTATAAATTTTATTTGGCCAATGTGTGATCATAAAAATTACAACTGGAATTCCCCGCCACTGGTCCATACCCATATCATAAACAAATTCCTTTTCCACCTCACCTAAATTAGAATATCGAAATGTAAGCGTAGATTCTGTTCTGATATGAGATGGAACAAAACCTCCCGACAAAAATGTCAAAAGAAAGTTTAATCGATGTATCCACAAATACCGATAAGCAGGCTCTCTCTTTTGAAGAATTACTTCTAATTCTAAATTGGAATTTGGATCGAGAATGAATCCTTCTTTTAATAAAACTTCCAAGATCGCATTTTTTTCATCATCATAACGATAAAACCCAGTAAAAACAATTCTTACCTTTTCTTTTCCCATTGATAAGGTTTTACGTTCTTTTGATATAACTTTATCAGGAAAAGCAGCACAATTAAAAAGGGAGGAAATCAGAATCAAAGGAATTAAAAACTTTATACTAATTTTATAGTTCATTTTTTGTATCTCCTAAAAATTCAGAAACTTTTTCAGTAAGAATCGGCTTCCATTCCTTGCGATCATCTCCCCACATCAAAAGAAGAGAAACCCAACCAAACACGCGATAGGATTCCATTGGATACCTATATTCCCTTTCAAATTTACCTTTTTTACTTAATCTAAAAACCAAATAGTCATCATCTCGATCAATATCAGGTATGACAAAAAAGGTACTAATCGCAAGGAAACGGTTCACCAAATAAACTCCAAATCTGACAGGATCCCTATCCGGTAAATAAGAAACAGGTTCTGCTGCTTCTCCTAAAAAGAATTTGAATTTCGGACTTGATTCCAATATGATTTGGACATGGGCATCTGTTTTTGCAGGGTCCATATAACGAACATTCGTAAACTTCCCAGAAGACTGTAAAGCTGAGAGAATAAAAGATATCCTTCTACGATCCGCTTCATCATCCCAACCGATTAATTCATAACTTAAGGATTTGTTTTTTATATTTTTAGAAAAATCAACCTTAGGTCTTTCTGAGGAATAAAATACTGAACAAGAAATAAGAGAAAATGTTAAGAATATACTCAACCAAATAATTAAAAATCTTTGCCGCATTTTTCCTATCCTCTTTTCAATTCAAATTTTTGTGATTTGTATTCATTGCCATTTAACAAAATCGATATAGTATGTAATCCGGGATAGTAAACCCTTGTAGTGATAGGTACAAATGAATGTTTTTTAGAAATCGCTACTTCTTCATTTGGCAATAAATTTCTTTCACCTAACTGGAAAACTTTATATCC
Protein-coding regions in this window:
- a CDS encoding Crp/Fnr family transcriptional regulator, which encodes MSIPKKDNRINIFDFVNTVPTKTFKRGEIIVREGEPSNERMYFILSGTLSVGMGAPDQGNFHEVRKLSTGEFFGEIALISSHPRAMTVFIDSDRAQLGILDKQNLIRIANSNPMFVYALLQTYVERLIEAEQKLKDLTETSDGT
- a CDS encoding Crp/Fnr family transcriptional regulator, with product MGLKESLAKLSMINIKRGEVLFKEGVPSNGAMFFLFEGQLDIYKQIENKHVKLRSILPGEFFGEMAIINNSPRAASIVVVSESAKLGIINRTTFVQMSQESPEFLFLLLKKVIERLYETDGKIRAIKRKQDEDSVIAKMIPTPSATSSESNESIVTQDPFSENTTPIGE
- a CDS encoding SDR family oxidoreductase → MTVPKVAFVTGASRGIGLSISKMLVGLGYKVYGVSRNPENCIYADKMFHLIECDLTNAKQLDSLLDSIPDKKDISLVVHNAGLAYFSPVEELSSDKIREMVSLHITAPMLLTTKVTRYLKQNQGRIVFIGSVSGKEISPWGNVYASLKAGIHHYARELFAELRKFGVKVHLIIPDITKTDFYNHLNFEPDEDPKSFLLPDQIADVIRDLVVEDRGWVVPEIQISPEIFKLKRKKQS
- a CDS encoding alpha/beta hydrolase family esterase, encoding MRLYFVLTIVFFIFSCMGLSRKLSPNEKLDFLEIQNNKRTYIVHYPKKWDGSPIPMLVALHGRFGSGFSMIKQTKLDILSDTKGFVVVFPDGFKRSWADGRGNTPADQNKINDVVFIESIVKRLVAEGSVNPKEIYLVGHSNGGFMAQRLAVEKPELWKGVVSVAAQLSVFTLKRKLNLKTKPVSVGIIAGTDDPLVPYSGGYVRDGGEILSVDDSINRWKEWNSCNDNLTKKSENFKEENSDIKIDFLRFEFCAENSKVGLIQLNGLGHSWPGETPMIPFINQGKTTKVIDGSKLVWDFMEAL